A region from the Aquimarina sp. ERC-38 genome encodes:
- a CDS encoding murein hydrolase activator EnvC family protein, whose translation MSISKLFAVCIICCLSFNAFSQKTKQEQLEEKRKQLRQEIASMMQLQESNKAKEKSVLDEVETLSSQIQTRQNLIKVTNQQANLLSREINANLNKIQDYRKELKVLKEEYAKMVVQARRSKSQQSKIMFLLSSADFAQAYRRLQYLKQYNEYRREQGEQIQNKATDLQQLNLDLAKKKENKEKLVQENKEVQAKLASQKKQQVALMATIRSKESVYKKQIRQKQKEADAVDRQIEKLIREAIARANKKKKTSKTATTGTATTFSLTPEDKKLADSFTANKGKLPWPVGAGRITKKFGRQPHPTLPNIEINSSGVELETKPGEKARAIFAGEVMDIKKLKGASRLVIVKHGNYITTYYNLENIAVTEGQKLETKEVIGNVRTNPATGRAIMKFLIYQNTKKLNPQQWIYRM comes from the coding sequence ATGAGCATAAGTAAATTATTCGCCGTTTGTATAATTTGTTGTTTAAGCTTCAATGCATTTTCTCAAAAAACCAAGCAGGAACAGCTAGAAGAAAAACGGAAGCAGTTACGCCAGGAAATTGCTAGCATGATGCAACTGCAAGAATCCAATAAGGCTAAAGAAAAGTCAGTACTGGATGAAGTAGAAACACTGAGTTCTCAAATTCAAACCCGGCAAAACCTGATCAAGGTTACCAATCAACAAGCCAATTTACTTTCTCGTGAGATCAATGCCAACCTAAATAAAATACAAGACTACCGCAAAGAACTAAAGGTACTGAAAGAAGAATATGCCAAAATGGTAGTACAGGCACGTCGCAGCAAATCGCAACAAAGCAAAATTATGTTTTTACTATCCTCTGCTGATTTCGCTCAAGCCTATCGCAGGTTACAATACTTAAAACAATACAATGAATACCGAAGAGAACAGGGGGAACAGATTCAAAACAAAGCAACCGATTTACAACAGTTAAACCTGGACCTGGCCAAGAAAAAAGAAAATAAAGAAAAACTGGTTCAGGAAAACAAAGAGGTACAGGCAAAATTGGCTTCGCAAAAAAAACAGCAGGTAGCGCTAATGGCAACTATTCGTAGTAAAGAAAGTGTTTATAAAAAGCAAATTCGACAAAAACAAAAAGAAGCAGATGCAGTTGACCGGCAGATCGAAAAACTAATACGAGAAGCAATTGCACGAGCTAACAAAAAGAAGAAAACTTCAAAGACAGCAACTACTGGAACGGCCACTACCTTCTCACTAACCCCCGAGGATAAAAAGTTGGCCGACAGCTTTACGGCAAATAAAGGAAAGCTTCCCTGGCCGGTAGGTGCCGGCCGAATCACTAAAAAATTTGGTCGTCAACCCCATCCCACCCTACCCAATATTGAAATTAATAGTAGCGGGGTAGAACTGGAAACCAAACCTGGAGAAAAAGCAAGGGCAATTTTTGCCGGAGAAGTAATGGATATTAAAAAATTAAAAGGGGCAAGCCGTCTGGTCATCGTCAAACATGGAAATTACATAACGACCTATTACAACCTCGAGAACATCGCAGTAACCGAAGGTCAAAAGTTAGAAACAAAAGAAGTAATCGGTAACG